A section of the bacterium SCSIO 12696 genome encodes:
- the pepN gene encoding aminopeptidase N, giving the protein MKDAQPKTIYLKDYQPPSYAIDRTELRVELLEEGATVAAKLTMRRNSHVGESTELVLHGIELELRELKVDGRALEVDEYDADRESLTIKQVPAEFVLESLVFIKPQENTSLEGLYKSGGMFCTQCEAEGFRKITYYLDRPDVMSEYTTTVVADKTRCPVLLSNGNPIDSGELDSGRHFVTWHDPFKKPSYLFALVAGDLEFIEDSFTTISGREIELRIFVEEKDIDKCDHAMRSLKKSMAWDEEVYGREYDLDIFMIVAVDAFNMGAMENKGLNIFNTSAVLAKTETTTDAAFQRVEAIVAHEYFHNWSGNRVTCRDWFQLSLKEGFTVFRDAEFSADMGSRVVKRVEDASLLRTAQFSEDAGPMAHPVQPASFIEISNFYTLTVYEKGCEVVRMYHTLLGPEKFREATDLYFERHDGEAATIDDFAQCMAQVSGRDLTQFKRWYSQAGTPRVDVTGHYDAEAQTYRLEFTQSCPATPEATEKAPFLIPVRVGLVGEQGDLPLKLQGVEQTENTTELVLEITEREQSVVFERVAEPPTPSLLRDFSAPIKLDFPHSRDDLTFLMSRDSDGFNRWDACQKLATDILEELVQAQLDGQPMVLDGRLVEACRTVLTDTTLDPAMVALMLKLPSEAYLAEEADVIYVDEIHAAREFVRQQLANQLSDEFRAAYHNNQVEDAYQPSAEQIAKRSLKNTALGYLMLADDTAVELARRQYDLATNMTDRSAALSLLVGSDNAAAKQQAGELIPAFYNQWQHEALVVNQWFAIQAMAPQAGGVERVQALMQHPAFDLKNPNKVRSLIGAFCANNHSQFHRTDGSGYQLLADAIIELDSLNPQIAARLMSPLSKWQKQIPQRQQLMREQLARIMAVEGLSKDVYEVVSKSLK; this is encoded by the coding sequence ATGAAAGACGCACAACCCAAAACCATTTACCTGAAAGACTACCAGCCGCCCAGTTATGCCATTGATCGCACCGAGCTGCGTGTGGAGTTACTGGAAGAGGGCGCCACTGTGGCTGCCAAGCTGACCATGCGCCGCAACAGCCACGTCGGTGAAAGTACCGAGCTGGTGTTGCACGGTATTGAGCTGGAGTTGCGCGAGTTAAAAGTCGATGGCCGTGCTTTAGAAGTGGATGAGTACGACGCGGATCGAGAAAGCCTGACCATTAAACAGGTTCCCGCAGAGTTTGTGCTGGAATCCTTGGTGTTTATCAAACCCCAGGAAAACACTTCCCTGGAAGGTTTGTACAAATCCGGCGGTATGTTCTGCACCCAGTGCGAAGCAGAAGGGTTTCGCAAAATTACCTATTACCTGGACCGGCCGGATGTGATGAGTGAGTACACCACCACGGTGGTGGCGGATAAAACCCGTTGCCCGGTGCTGCTCAGTAACGGCAACCCCATCGACAGCGGCGAACTGGACAGTGGCCGTCACTTTGTCACCTGGCACGACCCATTTAAAAAACCCAGTTACTTGTTTGCGTTGGTAGCCGGTGATCTGGAGTTTATTGAAGACAGCTTTACCACCATCAGTGGCCGCGAGATCGAGCTGCGCATTTTTGTGGAAGAAAAAGACATCGATAAATGCGACCACGCCATGCGCTCCCTGAAAAAATCCATGGCTTGGGATGAAGAAGTCTACGGTCGCGAGTACGACCTGGATATCTTTATGATCGTTGCCGTAGACGCCTTCAATATGGGCGCTATGGAAAACAAAGGGCTGAATATTTTTAACACTTCTGCGGTGTTGGCAAAAACCGAAACCACGACGGACGCGGCTTTCCAGCGGGTAGAGGCCATTGTTGCCCACGAGTATTTTCACAACTGGTCGGGCAACCGGGTGACGTGCCGGGACTGGTTCCAGCTCAGCCTTAAAGAAGGCTTTACCGTATTTCGGGATGCGGAGTTTTCCGCGGATATGGGCTCAAGGGTCGTAAAGCGGGTAGAAGATGCCAGCTTGCTGCGCACCGCCCAGTTTTCTGAAGACGCAGGCCCCATGGCTCATCCGGTGCAACCTGCCAGCTTTATTGAAATTTCCAACTTCTACACGCTCACTGTTTACGAAAAAGGCTGCGAAGTGGTGCGCATGTATCACACCCTGCTGGGGCCGGAAAAGTTTCGCGAAGCCACAGACCTGTATTTTGAGCGCCACGATGGCGAGGCGGCCACTATCGACGATTTTGCCCAGTGTATGGCGCAAGTATCTGGTCGTGATCTGACTCAGTTCAAACGTTGGTACAGCCAGGCAGGTACGCCACGGGTGGACGTCACCGGGCACTACGATGCAGAGGCCCAGACCTATCGACTGGAGTTTACTCAAAGCTGCCCGGCGACGCCGGAAGCGACCGAAAAAGCACCGTTCCTGATTCCAGTACGTGTTGGCCTGGTGGGAGAGCAGGGCGATCTGCCCCTTAAATTACAGGGGGTTGAGCAAACGGAAAACACCACGGAGCTGGTGTTGGAAATCACTGAGCGCGAGCAGAGTGTTGTCTTCGAGCGGGTGGCCGAACCACCAACGCCATCGTTGCTCCGAGATTTTTCTGCACCGATTAAGTTGGATTTCCCGCACAGCCGAGACGATCTGACCTTCCTGATGAGCCGCGATAGCGACGGCTTTAATCGTTGGGATGCCTGCCAGAAATTGGCCACAGACATTTTGGAAGAACTGGTTCAAGCGCAGCTGGATGGCCAGCCTATGGTGCTGGATGGCCGCCTGGTGGAGGCCTGTCGAACAGTACTCACCGATACCACGCTGGATCCAGCGATGGTGGCGCTGATGCTGAAACTGCCGTCGGAAGCGTACTTGGCAGAAGAAGCGGATGTGATTTATGTGGACGAAATTCACGCTGCCCGTGAGTTTGTTCGCCAACAATTGGCCAACCAGCTAAGCGATGAATTTCGTGCTGCTTACCACAACAATCAGGTTGAAGACGCCTACCAGCCCAGTGCCGAGCAAATTGCCAAGCGCAGCTTGAAAAATACCGCACTGGGTTATTTGATGTTGGCGGATGATACCGCGGTTGAGTTGGCTCGTCGCCAGTACGACCTGGCCACCAATATGACCGACCGCAGTGCGGCGCTGTCTCTGTTGGTCGGTTCTGACAATGCTGCCGCAAAGCAGCAGGCTGGGGAATTGATACCGGCGTTCTACAATCAATGGCAGCATGAAGCGCTGGTGGTGAATCAATGGTTTGCTATTCAGGCGATGGCCCCACAAGCCGGTGGTGTTGAGCGAGTGCAGGCATTGATGCAGCATCCCGCATTCGATCTCAAGAATCCCAATAAAGTGCGCTCGCTGATAGGGGCGTTCTGCGCCAACAATCACAGCCAGTTTCATCGCACAGATGGCTCGGGTTATCAGTTGTTGGCCGATGCCATTATTGAGCTTGATTCGTTAAACCCGCAAATTGCC
- a CDS encoding DUF2797 domain-containing protein — MAENSYSGHLKKMVVELADRVNYQLPLDDQRIDLNSLVGEHLRLEYQGEIHCNHCGRKTKKSFNQGYCYPCFSRLAQCDSCIISPEKCHYHQGTCREPEWGEQFCMTDHIVYLANSSGIKVGITRVNQVPTRWIDQGAVQALPILRVATRQQSGLVEDCLRQHVADKTNWRAMLKNDVVPVDLPAKRDELFDLCQKELDQLTERFGLNAIQPIEADPVDIDYPVIEYPTKVTSFNFDKTPVVEGKLMGIKGQYLMFDSGVINIRKFTAYNVTVEY, encoded by the coding sequence ATGGCTGAAAATTCCTATAGTGGCCACTTGAAAAAAATGGTGGTCGAGCTCGCTGATCGTGTGAATTATCAGCTGCCACTGGATGACCAACGAATAGATCTCAATAGCCTGGTTGGCGAACACCTGCGACTGGAATATCAGGGCGAAATCCACTGTAACCACTGCGGCCGAAAAACCAAAAAAAGCTTTAACCAGGGGTATTGCTACCCCTGTTTTTCTCGCTTGGCTCAGTGCGACAGTTGCATTATCAGCCCGGAAAAATGCCACTACCATCAGGGCACCTGCCGGGAGCCGGAGTGGGGCGAGCAATTTTGCATGACCGACCATATTGTCTACCTGGCAAACTCATCCGGGATTAAAGTCGGTATTACCCGGGTCAACCAAGTGCCCACTCGCTGGATCGACCAGGGCGCGGTACAGGCACTGCCCATATTGCGAGTGGCTACCCGGCAGCAATCGGGCCTTGTGGAAGACTGCCTGCGCCAGCATGTGGCCGATAAGACCAATTGGCGGGCGATGCTGAAAAATGATGTGGTACCCGTAGACCTGCCAGCCAAGCGCGACGAACTGTTTGATCTGTGCCAGAAAGAATTGGATCAACTGACGGAGCGTTTTGGCCTTAATGCCATCCAGCCCATAGAGGCCGACCCCGTGGATATCGATTATCCGGTGATTGAATACCCCACCAAAGTCACCAGTTTTAACTTCGATAAAACGCCAGTGGTAGAAGGCAAATTGATGGGCATCAAAGGTCAATATTTGATGTTCGATTCCGGTGTGATCAACATTCGTAAATTTACCGCTTATAACGTTACCGTCGAGTATTAA
- a CDS encoding YeaC family protein produces the protein MDFQQLLNNLSPEIYQNLKRAVELGKWPDGNSLTSEQRELCMQAVIAYEHKHLPPEKRSGYVPPKPTDCETDLSLDAIEALKWKQ, from the coding sequence ATGGACTTCCAACAGCTGCTCAATAATCTCAGCCCAGAAATTTATCAAAACCTCAAACGCGCCGTAGAGCTGGGCAAGTGGCCTGACGGCAACTCGCTGACCTCGGAGCAGCGGGAGCTGTGCATGCAGGCGGTTATTGCCTATGAGCACAAACACTTGCCACCGGAAAAGCGCAGCGGCTATGTTCCTCCCAAACCCACTGACTGTGAAACCGACCTGTCATTGGATGCCATCGAAGCACTTAAGTGGAAGCAGTAA
- a CDS encoding rhomboid family intramembrane serine protease — protein MNENSWTLVAQFPRSWNPDKLVAELQRRQINHRLVKDDQRLSLWLENPEHIVEVDQLVRQLNQPQKRAEKDPWSYAKAQSSSPRAARPSNLFAKFIGLFQRVPVVMWSIVLSIGGALLVNGSPQLASLLLFPPLEQWSPTTFWRWLTPIFLHFGVSHVLFNCLWLWVFGHRLEHVCGKAFLFWLIIATGLGGNLAQYLWSPAVPFGGMSGVVYGLMGYVWLRQRQNPHPLLAFPPMLFGMMFIFLVLGITGTLSQLMGSGIANAAHLGGLVVGMAIAMFTASWRGR, from the coding sequence GTGAACGAAAACAGCTGGACGCTGGTGGCCCAGTTCCCTCGCTCCTGGAATCCCGACAAATTAGTGGCAGAACTGCAACGCCGCCAAATTAATCATCGGCTGGTAAAGGACGATCAACGACTGTCACTGTGGCTTGAAAACCCGGAACACATCGTCGAAGTGGACCAGTTGGTTCGCCAGTTGAATCAGCCACAAAAGCGTGCCGAAAAAGACCCCTGGAGTTACGCCAAAGCACAGTCTTCATCCCCCCGTGCTGCTCGCCCCAGTAACCTGTTCGCCAAGTTTATTGGGTTGTTTCAGCGCGTCCCGGTGGTGATGTGGAGCATAGTGTTAAGCATTGGTGGAGCATTGCTGGTCAATGGTTCTCCCCAGCTGGCCAGTCTGTTGCTGTTTCCACCACTGGAACAATGGTCACCGACTACCTTTTGGCGTTGGCTAACGCCAATTTTTCTGCACTTTGGTGTCAGTCACGTGTTGTTTAACTGCCTCTGGCTTTGGGTGTTTGGTCACCGCCTGGAGCACGTGTGTGGCAAGGCATTTCTATTTTGGTTGATTATTGCCACTGGCTTGGGGGGCAACCTGGCGCAGTATCTGTGGAGCCCGGCTGTGCCCTTTGGCGGTATGTCCGGTGTGGTATACGGTTTGATGGGCTATGTGTGGCTGCGACAGCGACAAAACCCTCATCCATTACTGGCATTTCCGCCGATGCTGTTTGGCATGATGTTTATCTTTCTGGTGTTGGGCATTACCGGTACGCTTTCCCAGCTGATGGGCAGTGGTATTGCCAATGCCGCTCATCTCGGTGGCTTGGTGGTGGGTATGGCCATAGCCATGTTCACTGCGTCATGGCGTGGGCGCTGA